CTTTGAAATGTAGTGCTAGAAAGTCCCTTGGACATAAAGGAGGTCAAATCACTCAGTACTTAAAGAAACCtccaaggtctctttcagctctaaagctATTAAATGGTTTGGTCTTTTAAGGCACACTTCATAGGATTACTTGGTTCTAGAGCTAAAAGAAACTTTAGATATCATCTAATCACCATATCAactaattttagagatgaagaactgaagaagACGAAGATGAACTGCCCAATGTCACAGGTGGCAAGTACCAGAAGCATGTTGCTTTCTTGCTGAAGCTTTTTTTCTGATggtttcatataaaatataatataagtataatataaaatagttagAAAATTCTTGAATGTTAAACAATAGTTCATTAGTTGTAGACATAATAATTGTGTGGAGAGGGGAGAGATCcataaacaataataacatatGGCATGTAACTTGTATCTATAGcatttactatattagaaattaaaggttaaaatttaaaatgtttatttattaataagtTTAGGATAACACTGacacattataataatataataattacatattgACATAAgcaattatgaaaattaatttattgttgtttagttgttttcagtcatatctaacacTTTATGACCTCTtcgagattttcttggcaaagatagagtgccttactatttttttcttagctcatttgatagatgagaaaactgaggcaaatagaattaagtcaCTTGTCTAAAGTCCCACAgtgagtaaatgtctgaggtcagatttgaactaaggttttcctgacttcaggtctggtatTCTATTCAGTATACTTCCTAGCTGGCCTATGAAAATTAACTAAATTTTCCTAAATAAGGAGAAATAATGAGAAGAgttggatcattttacatatttttgaaaatttcttaaatatatcatttaataaaAGATATCTGGGTTCTCCTATCTACTTTTGGCTTCAATCTCTTGTgaaaggtttttttattttttttaattttttttattattatttttttttattgaaacatGAAAGAAATCCAGATTCACACAGAAATGTCATTGGAAGgggtaaaagtatttttattgctTCTTCAGATAATTGTGGATATTATTCTTTGGTAACTCAAATTTGTCAAATGGTAGTTTCTTAAAGGATAGTTGAAATGTGGAATCTGAAATGttatcaatgaatgaatgaatgagattgAGAAAACAAATAGTGTCTTAGTATTactgtaaaaatagttttgactttgtGGAACCCCTGAAAAGATCTTTGGACCCAAGAGTCTACTGTGAATAAAGCATTGGACCCTCAGTAAAATATTAGTCTCTTGAGGACAGAAAcccttaaaaacatttttttttttgtctgtgtatcTTCAGCAACCAGGATAGTGCATTACCCTTAATATGATCATAGGACAATTGAACCATAGATTTATAATTGGAAGGGACCAGATCTTCCATTATAACTTTATgagtttatagatgaagaaactaaggcccctaaatattaaatgacttaatcAAGTTACATAGAGAGAGATCCAGGAATCAAATCTGGGTCATTTGACATCAATTCCAGAACCCTctgtgcttaacaaatgcttattttagttttgaaagacttaagaattttgaGCAATGCACTGATTGGCCAATATTCCaaaagactgatgatgaagcataTTACTTTCCACCTGACAGAGACTAAAAATGCAGAAtgatgcacattttttttttgatgtggccaatgtaggattttgttttgcttaactatgcatatttgttataagaattaaaattttttcttttctttacattgAGGAATGAGTGGCAAAGTAAATGTCTGTTAAttgaaaaacattaataaaaagataaaaacatgccaaaattgaatggaattgaaaATGAATGATCAAAATTTCTGTTCCTTTTGGTAGACTTTTTAGAATGAGTCCTTAGCATATTGCCAGTGAAAATTGCCTTTTAAGCCCTTAATGTATGCAAAAATCCTACCAATTTAGAAGAGGAGGCTACATCcaaatttttcataataaaaaagttttttaggGAGAATTTTTGGAGACATATTCATGGGACATATTTATATGTAAGCTTGAGTGTTTGAAATACCACAAAATACTAAGACCCAATCTGTTTGATTTGCAACAGGAGGAGAGTTTATTGACTGACAGCATGGCTAAGAAGCGAAACACATTTTGCAAGTTTGTATTTGGcaaaagaaagccaaaagaaaaGCAGAGAGGGCCTAAAAGAGCTGATTTCTCTTAGGCTGTTCAGACAGTTTCTTTCTCCAGGAAGACTCGTTATTTCAATCTCTGTGACAAAGGCCATCTGAGCATctgcttatttaattttcattccaGAAATATAATTAGCTTGAGATGACAACCCTTGACTACTAGTCAGATCGTCTTTCATCATCCTGGTCactctggttttgtttgactctttaaaaaaagaaagaaacaagaactGGAAAAGAGGAAGATTAAAAGACACATGTTTCCTAATTATGTTTTAAATAGAAGGTTCTGAATACAGTAAATGAAGGTTTTACTTATGATTGATGAGCAGAAAGGAAACTGGGAACAAAGACTTTACCTCTCTTTGATTGGTCTGTGTCTGAGTCAGCAGATGGTAGACCTCTTGATACTTTTCCCTTGCCTCTAGAActactgaaaaaggaaaaaaattagaaagaattatcaccaattatttaattaaataacacTAAGAATTCAGTGTCTATTTTAAAGAAGGTACTGTACTCCTGTCTTTGAAGAGCTTATGTTTTATTGGGGAGAGATATTATTTCCACTGATAAGTATGTGCAAGATAATTTGAGTTAgagaaaacattgaaaaaaacaaTGATGATCTGGAAAAATTTCATATAGGAGGTGGCACCTGCATTGGACcctgaaaatgagaataataagagGTGGAAGTGAGAAGGGTATTCATTCTAGACCTGTGGTATAGATTGTTTTTCTCTTGTCAAAGAAATGGGGAGCAAGCTCATACAATTTCCTTCCAAACATCATCCCTAGTACATAGTGGATGCTTAAAGATGCTTGTTGATTATTTAATTAGATTGAATGTACTCCTTCCAAGGGATGCCTTATTTCAACCTGTAGATATTTAGTTTCAAGggccagaaaaaataatgaaatggagtGATTGATGGGGTTGATTTTTACTCTCGACTTACTTCCCCTCTCCATCAAGCAGGCTGCGGTAAGTCTCAATTTCCATCTCCAGGCGGGTCTTGATGTTTAACAGCTGTTCATATTCTGCATTCTGACAATCCACCTCTCCTCTAATCTGGCAGATTTGTTCCTCCAGGCTGCTGATTTGAAGTTGCATTTGGGAGAGCCGGGTCACATagcttgcttcagtttctgcaAGGGTGCCTTCCAGGGAGTCTTGCTATAAATATGTGCATTCATAtacaaaatatcaaaatgaaatcattgaaaatattgaaaaaatattaatggacattaaacatatatatatgtatatatgtatatatgtatatatatatatatatatatatatatatatatatatatatatgaaaaaaaatatatatgtctcAGTGGTAGAAAGTGTTTCCCCAGTTGTGCTTCCTACATTGTGAGTGAAATATTCATAATAAGGCAAGCTATTCATAAGtacctataatttctttttttaattatagcgttttatttacaaaacatatgcatgggtaatttttcaccactgacccttgcaaaccctgttccaaattttcccctccttccccctcccccctcccctagatgagagGTATTCCAAtatctgttaaaatatatgttaaagccaatatatgtatgcatatccatacagttatcttgctgcacaagaaaaatcagatgtagaaagaaaaaaaacccaagaaggaaaacaaaaatgcaagcaaacaacaacagaaagagtgaaaatgctatgctatggtccacattcagttctcacagtcctctccctaggtgtagatggctcttttcattgcAGCACAATTTGAACTGAGTACCTATAATTTCACTgtagatttagaaatgaaaaaacacCTTCCAGACCTTTAGTCCAATCCATAATTTGGGTAAACTGAGGTCTcaagagataaagtgatttggagatctagaggaggaggtggctttcattctttctctgtgtgtgtgtgtcttgttttctctctccatctcctcttcctccttctctcctctccctctccctctccctctccctctccttctccctcctcttccatcTTTCTGCTTGTCTTTGCCTTTATGTCTCTGTGCCTCTGATACTCTAGATTTAGTTATGACATTAGCTAACTATAGATTACCCTTACCTTTTTTCCTTGCCTTTTGAATAACAGATACATGCAAAACAATTTCAAGAAGTTTAAAATCAGGGCTGGCATTTACCTACCATGGTTATTAGGGACTGAAACTCAATCTCCAGGCCTTGAAGAGTCCGCTTCAGTTCCAATAGCTCACTCTTGGCTGAGTCGGTTGCTCCTGCATCAGTGGAGATCTGTGCTTGCAAGGTTGCACTCTATAGTCACATGGGAGgcaattgaaaatggaataaaataagggTAAATTGTTCCTTTCCAGTCATTACTTCTGATTGCTCAGTTACTGTGGGCTTACTTGCTTACGGAACTGCTCTTCTGCTTCCCTACGGTTTTGCTCAGCCAGCTCCTCATACTGGGCCCTCATGTTGTTCAACAGTTTTGTCAGATCCGTTCCTGGAGCAGCATTCATCTCCACATTCACATCCCCGTGATTCCTCTCCTGTGTACTGTTCATTTCCTAGCAAGGAAAAAATCAAAGGCCACCATAATAGTGTTGCTGAGATAGAGAAGACATATCGGAGAGCACAGAGAATAATTTAGAGACCCACAGGTGATATAACAAGAAGGACCTGGACAGACAGGAATGAACTCTGAAAGAGAGCAGAACAAGATGGTAACTGAGGGAAGGCTATAATTTCATTTACTCTAGTCATGATGGATAGAAGTATAACAATAACAGTGTCTAGTGCACCTGGTGGCAAATTGCCTTCATTCTGATGCCCCAGATGATCCCAGAGATCCCATGGGATGCAATTCTCTAGGTTCATGGTGGGAGTGAGGGAGGCAGTGGGAAAATATCCTTGGCAGACTGAGATCTTTGGTTTTAGCAGCCTGATCATTGAGGAAGGGATCAATTGAAGAATAAGGAGATGGATTAAGCCCCCTTGGACTTTCTCCCTACCTCTTCATGATTCTTCTTGAGATAAACCAGCTCTTCATTCAAGCTTTCATACTGCATTTTCAGGTCTGATGTAGTCATATTCAATTCATCAAGGACTTTGTGAAGGCCATTTATATCTGCTTCCATAGACTGTCGTATGCAAAGCTCACTTTCATACCTTAGAAAATGTCCAGAGTGTGATTTTTTCAGTTAGGGGAATTATTTGAAAGCTTTGatatcatctacaaaatattcatagaattaTGGTTCTAAGACTTGGAAGGCATCTCAAAGGTAGTCTAattcaaacctttcatttttcagatgaggaaaactaaGACCAAGGGAAATTAAATGCTTTGTCCAAGACCATACAGGTAGTTAACATCTTCAGAAGGAGGATTTGAACataattctttctcctctttccatgTTATTTTATGAACTTCATACTTAACTATTCCAAGTAAGTATCAAACTCACCACTTTCTTATTTCCCATCTTATGTACTGATATATATACTTATCAGATGCTAAGTTATTAAACCacaaagttatattttaaaaagattatatgttgttataattaattttaataacaaaataattaaacatcatatattatatgtaattataaaaagattatgtattataatatattattattaggCTTAAAAGATTATatcattttagaatttctttattagaattaaatttatatagaattaaatttataatttatttaaattctttagcAATTTCTTCTGATATAGGGCTGCTTATATTTATATGACCAATTAATTAGATGCTTCaggttttggagtcagaaaagataTTAGTCGTCATCTAGACTTCTCCCTCTTACTTTGGAGTTGAAGAAACTGATATGTTATCTATGTTCTTTTTGCTATGTTGCTCTTTCCCTGATTTCTCTAGTCCTTCCTAGTCCTAgattttattagtattattaaacTGCTTTTAGAAATAGTAGTTAAAAACAAACTCACTTCATTCTGAAATCTTCAGCAGCCAACCTAGTATTGTCAATAGATGCAATGATCTTGGCGTTGTCAATGGTAGCTGCAATgatctagaaaattttaaaaaatggtagaaaaataaggctaaatatttctgtacatatttATTAAGGTAGCCTTAGTTAAGAAATACTtttctgaaatgtaaaaaaaaacctTGTCTCAATCAGTATCTAATTTCTGATattttagataaggaaattgaaatttatatagtacttcaaaAATGCTACATAAAAAGATGACAAGCTATGAACACAAATCATCTCTTTTGAGCCTAGGGATTAAGTGCTATAaggatttttattatataatctcCATGTTGAAGGTGAGGAATCTTAAGTtcagaaattatattatttgcCTAAGGTGGCACAAGTATTATGTATTAAAAGCAAAAGATTATGTGTCACCTGACTCCAGGAACTTAGTACAAATAACAATTTTCATATAacagtatatattattatattattcatatcattattatttatattatatatataaaaactaatATATAACAATTTTCAGCTGCTAAAAgcttaaacattttaattttataggtaAAATTGTGGGATCCAGATTCATAATTTCGCTGATGTGAGAGAACTACCTCTGTGGAAACTTTTTCTATCTAAGAAAATCAGTGACTCCTCTTTAACAATGCTTGATATTGTTACATGGGGTGCTGAGAGGTTAAGTACCTCTCGGCATCCCATGTAACAATAAGCAAAGTATCCATAGTTAAATGGATAAAGCATTAGGCCTTGAGTCAAGATAAACTGAATTCAAAGCTCATCTCAGACACATTACTAGcaatgtgattctaggcaagtaacttaacctctacttgccttagttttctcagttgtaaaatggggataataataatagcatctctcttTCAGGTGGTTATAAGGATAAtcttagatatttatttaaagtgctataaaaattcttattcttataatttgTTAGACAAGACTTaaaatcagatcttcctaactctatattttatattatgctatCCTTTGTGCAAAACAttatttaacaaacattaataaatctatta
The Sminthopsis crassicaudata isolate SCR6 chromosome 4, ASM4859323v1, whole genome shotgun sequence genome window above contains:
- the LOC141541342 gene encoding keratin, type I cytoskeletal 24-like, coding for MSCLFRVSSQAGGSSCGRVSAGGSSFSSSSRCGLGSGSARGFGGSSSCGLSGGFGSGLGRGFGGGFSSSTMIGGHGGGLGSNASFGGGFYSCADSRGSGGTGKWGASDGGLFSGSEKQTMQSLNDRLASYLDKVHALEGSNTDLEIKIKEWYDESGAKDAESKKDYDKYYQTIEDLRNQIIAATIDNAKIIASIDNTRLAAEDFRMKYESELCIRQSMEADINGLHKVLDELNMTTSDLKMQYESLNEELVYLKKNHEEEMNSTQERNHGDVNVEMNAAPGTDLTKLLNNMRAQYEELAEQNRREAEEQFRKQSATLQAQISTDAGATDSAKSELLELKRTLQGLEIEFQSLITMQDSLEGTLAETEASYVTRLSQMQLQISSLEEQICQIRGEVDCQNAEYEQLLNIKTRLEMEIETYRSLLDGEGNSSRGKGKVSRGLPSADSDTDQSKRESNKTRVTRMMKDDLTSSQGLSSQANYISGMKIK